The window TATTTTTTTCACCGCCATTGGCAATCTCCCTACAAAATGGAAACTATTCGTCTCCTTATAAAAGGACCCGTGAGTTTAAATATATCATGTTCCTTCAAACAGTGGTTAAAAGAAATTAAAGGGTATGTTTTATGAGCGGACCGTCGGGGAAAAATGCCAAACCTCCATTGTTTTAGACTTTTTCCATTTTTCCAGCGATAACCCTTTTAAACGCTTCCACAACTTGGGGATCAAACTGGGTCCCCGCTTTGGCCGTAAGTTCCTCTAATGCCTTCCAGGGAGGCATATCTTTGCGGTAGGGGCGATCGGTCACCATGGCATCAAAGGAATCTGCAACCGCCACGATCCGAGCACCCAAGGGAATCTGGGTTTGCTCCTTGGCACCGCCCTCCAATTCACTCAAAAAATACTTGTGGTGGGCGAGGACAATGGGTACAACCTCCTTGAGTACGGCTCCTACTGAGGAAAGGATGTTCGCCCCTTTGGCGGCATGGGTATCGATCAACGCCCGCTCTTTCATACTTAAATCAGCGGCTTTGCGGAGAACCTCACCACTTATTTCTATCTTCCCGATGTCATGGAGCAATCCGGCTGCTCGAATGTTTTCAACTTCTATCTTGGATAATCCCAGGGCTATGGCTATTTCCTGAGAAAATTCGGAGACCCGGAGAGAATGGCCTTTGGTGTATTGATCCGTCGATTCCAGGTATTTGGATAAGATCTCCAGGATGCCGATGTAGGCTTTTCTCAGCTCTAACATTCCCCGCTCACTCAGTTCGTACAGGGTCCCCACCACGATGCTCGCCAGGATGAGAAATCCGGCCCAGGAGGAAAGCAAGGCAAAGTTAGGCAAAATTTGCTTGCTTCCGAAAAAGCGCTCGGGAAAAATTAAGACAAAGAGCAGCA of the Deltaproteobacteria bacterium genome contains:
- a CDS encoding HD domain-containing protein, which encodes MTMEGFKQLVIRYFERILVGLILLVAFIGMYFIEEKSIILNFYYLPVLVASYLLGQRMGLLTAILSVLAVLLFVLIFPERFFGSKQILPNFALLSSWAGFLILASIVVGTLYELSERGMLELRKAYIGILEILSKYLESTDQYTKGHSLRVSEFSQEIAIALGLSKIEVENIRAAGLLHDIGKIEISGEVLRKAADLSMKERALIDTHAAKGANILSSVGAVLKEVVPIVLAHHKYFLSELEGGAKEQTQIPLGARIVAVADSFDAMVTDRPYRKDMPPWKALEELTAKAGTQFDPQVVEAFKRVIAGKMEKV